The Plasmodium yoelii strain 17X genome assembly, chromosome: 14 DNA segment GGATTAATTATGTTCACATCCCCGAAAAGGGAACTTACAATTGCTTTACATAACCATCTtattaaaatgtataaatcTGGCATTATTAAACTTTTCcaaatttgaaaaaagaaaaaaaatgaaaaagaaataagaaaaaggaatgataatatataaacGTATATACTCCTTTTTTCAgcgaaattaaaaaaaaataggagATGAAATTCTAAAAGCTCATTTGCATTTctagaataaaaataaaatgttatatcATAAATTTTAACTGGAAAACGGGGGAGGGAATCTATTtaagataaaataattttaaatataaatttcgAAGCATTATTAAATAGTGTAATCAAGTATTGAGTTAATAATGATAGCTTAAAACaaaattcgaaaaaaaatagtaagcaaaaaaaatatagggAAAAATAGAAActtataaatacatattatttaatatatgcaacATATGTATAAATGTAGTAAATGGTAgcgtaaaaataataatacatattattctccataataatataacaagAATTTcattaatgataaaataatgttaataaCAATGGTAATTGTTGCATTAATTATcgttataataaaattaagaatataataagtaataataattttaataacaatattaataataacgaTATACTAATTAaaactttatatttataaaattcccTGTTATTTGATATATGCCGCATgctttgaaaaaataaatatatgcttTTTGGAATGAtgaaattttgtttttataattcaCAATTTAATGTATTACATTATacacataaataaatttaaatatatatatatttaatattaaaacgTTGCGCGTGATTTCCAAAATATTGTCAATACCTGAGTGTATGGGTGTTAATTTCCGtgtttattaattataattgatacatggaaaatatataaataaacatgAAATTGCTAATGTAAATTTCATTTTACACATATAGAAGAAAATTGTTAAAGATGAATAAATTACACAAACAATACAAAAAAACATTTCTAACGaaaggtataaataaaatacatatatatatatctaacTACGCTAATAGCATGATAAAACATTTGTCCTATTTTCATTAGCCacacatttatatatctaCAAGTATATcccaatttatatatttatatactttatttaTTACGTGAAaagtttattattaatttatatgccTTATAAAAGTGTAACTCAAATAATACTAAAAGAATGTTGGAAATATTGAATaattccttttttatattaatattataatgttttgtttatatattttttttttttgcaatcACATTTGGTCAatgtaattaaatatattttgttcaaataaatttatataatatgcaatatattttttctttgatTTAAATATGTTTCGATGTACTATTAATAATAGAGAAATAtcataattgtatatattaaataagcAGTTAGTTTTGTCTGTTTCCTAATtaggttttttttttcacaattttcttattgtgacaaaaaaaaaaataagtcgGTGTTAATACAAAAGataatacaaatttaaaataacGTATAAAAggacaaatatattattaaaaaagtaaaaataagaaTAGCATATTTGATAGGTGTATACATGGGttgtaatatataaatctATGCActatgcatatattatttaaactttttttatctttttgtaATAGCTTTACAAAGGTTTGTTCTTTTGTTTTCCGACAatactatatattataaattctATGTATGGGGTATAGCATTTTCTTTccgataaaaatatttgtgtGTGTGAGGCTTGAGGAAAATACACAAAACGCATGAAAATAAACAGAATTTATGTAATTTCATATGTATTCCTCTTTATTTGCATTTCCATtattctttatataaatttctCATTATATAAGCTCCTCTATATGTGGGTACTTGCATATGAAATCGTCTGCttctattaatttataaatattgcTAGCAATTATAATATGcgaacatatatttaaaagacgaattaagaaaaaaagaaacgaAACATAATATTGATTGTAATAATTTTCAAGGTGTGTGATATGCTTGAGGATATGCTTATTAcatctattttattatttaaatttattaaaattgtctatatatttagaatgGTTTatgatatacatatttaaacataaaacaaataacataattataaatataacatattttttttttctttcaatATAAATcttgttaataaatattatgtataaagttcattaaataaaataaatcaatatataaaacattaaaaaaattaattttttatgtctGCCTATATCGCGCacaatgtatatatttctaaaaattGTCCTGCATTTCTTTTCgtaattatgtatataaaacttaCGTGGccaaatatatacataaaaatctCGTATTTTAGTAAACTTTCTTATATACGAtcttctgtttttttttttcgggTTGTTCAGCATTTTCGGGAGGGGCAATAGCACTCATCTTAAAAGgagataaattaaataaatataaatatatagatttAAAAATGTGTCAATAAGGATTGTGTAATTAAATATACATGAAACTCATTTATGTGAATGCAAATaaagagaaaaatatattataacacaCATTATACAGTTTGCAGTTTCAATACACAACTAGATAAATTACCGGTGAGCCCAAAAAGAATTTtacaataaaatttataaacttAAATGTTGCATATATGGGgataattatgtatatgtagaaaaatttaaaagagaaaaataatCCTATATTTATCACAAAAGACAAAATCAAAACATCAGTATAATATCTGtgattaataaaaaaaaaacgattaAAGAAATTAGAGAAATAAAAGAATggattgtatatatattatatgtaagAATATATGTAAGCTTAGTTTTCTTAagacatataaaaaatatagcgGCAATTTCcataatcatatattaatggtGTTTGATGTAAAACATGCGTGCaattatgtatttatatgattataaatgttgttttattcatttattttaattattattattatcttatATGTAAACTAACGTAAAATTTAATCCGTTGGTTAAGCCATAATGTATATTCTTGATTGAGTAAtagtaacaaaaaaatagcaaacaatgcaaaaaaaatatatttcttgtAATTAAATCATATCTGAAGAAATAGGCAAAGATGATATAAATTAtctgtaaaaaaaatatatatatttatatgtatctCAGTTATGAAGATAAAGTAGCATGTTACCATCTCACTATCTATGTATTATTAGCATAACATTTGTTAATCACACGTTTAATTtcatctttatatttttattatataattaccGAAAAAATGCTAAAAAATGGATAggcataaataataaaattagcTGCCTTTTTTAATCGTTTTTTTTCAGATTGGCCTGccattttttccttttttcgTTATATTTTCCTCgttctttttcttctttattttatttgatttcgTAAACAAAAATGACTTAAGTGTTTAGCCTCTAAGTTATtacaatttattattaagCAAACGAAAAAGAAACGATTATAAAACTTTAATATTATCCAttcaaattaatttaatataaaaaataatatcattaaatctaattaaatatatatagagaagaataaataaataaaatttcttACGATACCATTATTTCCATTATCTATCCCAAGACccaatattataaaaaaaataataataataaaattaaatgctcttttatataaaaaaacataaaattcattaaaatataattttattaaatttttaataatataattaagaattatgttaaaataatttcttataatttgTTGCATAATGTATACATGTGTAATAAAGTTGTATCTTAAAATACAATATGATTGTTCTAGTTTaagaataattatttaactaatattattattatggaattatatattttttatttgttttttttatcgaagtttaaaatatgtataaaaaatctttattaaaaaataaaaatttaatatgcAAGCAGTATATTATGCATAGcatattaatatgcatataaaacttgtacataaatatgtatatagtgAACACGAAAatctatatatgtatatgaaatggacatttttataaaattatgatagAAAAGAACAATGTAAAGTTTTGCATAGTTTGCACCAGCATAACCGCTTCACTTAAACTTTCCCCCGATTTACTTATACTCgtaatatatgtatctatTTAATGTATTAAATAAGCTTAATAATCATTAAGCTAAGGTATGCATAAGagtttaataaatatataccatTTTATGGTGGCGTGGTAGGAATATATATGTGCTTGTGATTATTTTTCAATCCCAGAAAAATAAGGCTTTACTTTATTtagcataataatacaaatatatgtgCAAATTTGTTAATGATATAAACTATATATGCTTTAAATGGTCCAAACATGAAAAggtattcattattttttacaaaaataatatcacATATGGTATTAAATAGTTAAATAGGAGgggaagaaaaaaaaaaacataatttacaaatatgcttattttcattatatattctGGAATAAATGTTTCTATACATTGCAAACGCTACCTAAATATGTGTTTTCACCTTCTAAGATTTCGTAAAATATCTtaaaaagttttttttttttttggtaaaAACTGTAAAAGCTCCTCCTCCATCGGATCCTTGTCCCTTTTCATCACCTTTTTCTTCTCGTTTATCATTGTTGGCATTTTCATTatccttatttttttctccatCTCTTTTATTTCCTTTCAAATTGTTTCCATTATCATCACcttctatattattttttttattttcatctgaTTCAATGCCACCGTCATCATTTCGTATATTCCAAGcatttctttctttttcattatcaCTATTATTTGGAGTATAATCATCTttatctctttttttttctcgaTCATTTTCACTTCTTCTAGTATCTCCTCTTCTATTTTCTCTTTCGCCATCTTTTCTATAATCTCGTTCTCTATCCCTTTCTCTATCTCTTCTGTGATCCTTATCCTTTCTGTAATCTCTACCTCGTTCTCTATCTCTATCTCTTTCTCTATCTCTTTCTCTGTCTCTATCTCTTTCTCTTTCTCTGTCTCTATCTCTTTCTCTGTCTCTATCTCTTTCCCTATCTCTTTCTCTATCTCTGTCTCTTTCTCTGTCTCTTTCTCTATCTCTTTCTCTATCTCTTTCTCTATCTCTGTCTCTTTCTCTATCCTTTGATCTATCTCTTCTGTATTCTTTTTCCCTTCTGTATTTTCTATCTCTATCTCTGTCTCTA contains these protein-coding regions:
- a CDS encoding SND2 domain-containing protein, putative, producing MAGQSEKKRLKKAANFIIYAYPFFSIFSIIYIIFAYFFRYDLITRNIFFLHCLLFFCYYYSIKNIHYGLTNGLNFTYYTDVLILSFVINIGLFFSFKFFYIYIIIPIYATFKFINFIVKFFLGSPMSAIAPPENAEQPEKKKQKIVYKKVY